In Anabaena sphaerica FACHB-251, a genomic segment contains:
- the dndC gene encoding DNA phosphorothioation system sulfurtransferase DndC produces the protein MTTGQQPDSKTQQNRTVAELVDYIQVLTTEIQELYCLDAIPWVIGYSGGKDSTATLQLIWNAISQLPPEKRTKTIHVITTDTLVENPIVATWVRQSLEQMKVASKAQGIPIEPNLLQPEIKETFWVSLIGKGYPAPRGKFRWCTDRLKIHPSNRFIRDILRVQGEVILILGTRKAESIKRAISMEKHRISSTKDRLNYDVNSNQINSLLYYSSSLPNALIYSPIEDWRTEEVWIYLNQWENPWGYSNKDLFNMYRGATADNECPLVVDTSTPSCGDSRFGCWVCTIVSKDKSMEAMIQNDEEKEWMQPLLNMRNELDIRDDRNKRDFRRLRGEVQLFERNLDGEKSIEPIYGPYTKDWREYWLRKLLTAQTEMRQTAPENMRDITLISMEELSEIRRIWLEEKHEFDDSLPRIYQEVTGEAFKDPRPGSDYSLLGSDEWEVLEEICDGDGMQLELMAKLLDTERQFRKKTRRVGIYESLEKCFDTSSRSQEEAIKNAHLKRDLREAASKGDVATIRETFKQLNIGETPAKEENKPDSFAGRKFKKKEE, from the coding sequence ATGACTACAGGACAACAACCAGACAGTAAAACTCAGCAAAATCGCACAGTAGCCGAATTAGTAGACTATATCCAAGTTCTCACCACAGAAATTCAAGAATTGTATTGTTTAGATGCTATCCCTTGGGTTATAGGTTATTCCGGTGGAAAAGACAGCACAGCAACTTTACAACTTATTTGGAATGCAATTTCTCAACTACCACCGGAAAAAAGAACTAAAACTATTCATGTAATTACAACTGATACATTAGTAGAAAATCCTATTGTTGCAACTTGGGTACGTCAATCTCTAGAACAGATGAAAGTTGCTTCTAAAGCACAAGGAATACCAATAGAACCTAATTTACTACAACCAGAGATAAAAGAAACTTTTTGGGTAAGCTTAATTGGTAAAGGTTATCCAGCACCACGCGGAAAATTTCGATGGTGTACAGATCGTCTTAAAATTCACCCTTCTAATCGTTTTATACGTGATATACTTAGAGTCCAGGGAGAAGTTATTCTTATTTTGGGTACACGCAAAGCTGAAAGTATTAAACGTGCTATCTCAATGGAAAAACATCGTATAAGTAGCACAAAAGATAGACTTAATTATGATGTAAATTCCAATCAAATTAACTCATTACTATACTATAGTTCCAGCTTGCCTAATGCTTTAATTTACAGCCCTATAGAAGATTGGCGTACTGAAGAAGTTTGGATTTATTTAAATCAGTGGGAAAATCCTTGGGGATACAGTAACAAAGATTTATTTAATATGTACCGAGGTGCAACCGCAGATAATGAATGTCCTTTAGTTGTTGATACCTCTACTCCTAGTTGTGGAGATTCCCGTTTTGGTTGCTGGGTTTGTACAATTGTTAGTAAAGATAAATCAATGGAGGCAATGATTCAAAATGATGAAGAAAAAGAATGGATGCAGCCTCTATTAAATATGCGTAATGAACTAGATATTAGAGATGACAGAAATAAAAGAGATTTTCGCCGTTTACGGGGAGAAGTTCAATTATTTGAACGTAATTTAGATGGTGAAAAATCAATTGAACCAATTTACGGACCATACACAAAAGATTGGCGTGAGTATTGGTTAAGAAAATTATTGACAGCGCAAACAGAAATGCGGCAAACTGCCCCAGAGAATATGCGCGATATTACCTTAATTTCTATGGAAGAACTTAGCGAAATTCGCCGCATTTGGTTAGAGGAAAAACACGAATTTGATGATAGTTTACCCCGCATCTATCAAGAAGTCACAGGAGAAGCGTTTAAAGATCCCCGTCCTGGTTCAGATTATAGCCTACTTGGTAGCGATGAATGGGAAGTATTAGAAGAAATTTGTGATGGTGATGGAATGCAATTAGAACTAATGGCCAAACTGTTGGATACAGAACGCCAATTCAGGAAAAAAACGCGCCGTGTGGGAATTTATGAAAGTTTAGAAAAATGTTTTGACACAAGTTCCCGTTCCCAAGAAGAAGCTATTAAAAATGCCCATTTAAAACGGGATTTAAGAGAAGCCGCTAGTAAAGGTGATGTGGCGACAATTCGGGAAACATTCAAACAATTAAATATAGGTGAAACGCCAGCAAAGGAAGAGAATAAACCCGATAGTTTTGCAGGTAGGAAGTTTAAGAAAAAGGAAGAGTGA